In the genome of Pelodiscus sinensis isolate JC-2024 chromosome 3, ASM4963464v1, whole genome shotgun sequence, one region contains:
- the RD3 gene encoding protein RD3, translating to MALASWFRWNEPQNQISRRNPSEMVVETLMMELGWQIKQADKQQRERENEYRKIKTGVDYGWLVNYPKHSYDIRPGERLQLEDMCTKIHPSYCGPVILRLRQLIAEYEPEVQEVARLFRSVLQEATEKIKEEEEAKKLARQWNTKHKTSLSLITFKSRARISPFSSNIKTISEDVERDSEPTRRVWSMPEFRSAKDY from the exons ATGGCGCTGGCTTCCTGGTTCAGATGGAATGAGCCCCAGAACCAGATTTCCCGAAGGAATCCCTCAGAGATGGTGGTGGAAACGCTAATGATGGAACTAGGCTGGCAGATCAAGCAGGCAGACAAACAGcaacgagagagagagaatgagtatCGCAAAATAAAGACAGGTGTGGACTATGGCTGGCTGGTTAACTACCCAAAGCACAGCTATGACATCAGACCAGGAGagcggctgcagctggaggacaTGTGCACCAAAATACATCCCTCCTATTGTGGGCCTGTCATACTCAG ATTACGACAACTTATTGCTGAATATGAGCCAGAGGTACAAGAAGTTGCCCGTCTCTTCCGCTCTGTCCTGCAGGAAGCCACTGAGAAAATCAAAGAGGAAGAAGAGGCCAAGAAGCTTGCTAGGCAATGGAACACAAAGCACAAAACCAGCCTCTCTCTCATTACATTTAAATCCCGAGCCAGGATTTCCCCATTCAGCAGCAACATCAAGACCATTTCAGAGGATGTGGAGCGAGACAGTGAACCAACCAGGCGAGTCTGGAGTATGCCGGAGTTTAGGAGTGCCAAGGATTACTGA